AAGAAGCTGCAGGCGGCACAGGTGGCGGCGCCGGACTTCGACGCCTCGGCCTGGCGGGAGCTGGAGACGCCCGGCGGGTGGGAGACGAAGGCCGCCGATCTGAAGGACTATGACGGGATCGCGTGGTACCGCAAGGAGTTCGCGCTTCAGGAGGTCCCGGCGGCGTCCGTCGCGCTGAAGGTGGGGGCGGTGGATGATGAGGACTGGACCTATCTGAACGGGCAACTGGTGGGGCACATCGGCACCGACAACCACCCGGAGGAGTACTGGTCGGCCGACCGCGTCTATGCCGTGCCGCCGGGGCTGCTGCGCGTAGGGACGAACGTGCTGGTGGTGCGGGTCAGCGACCTGCGCGGGGGTGGGGGCATCATGCGCGGGCCGCTGGGGCTGTTCGAGCCGGGGCGGTGGCTGGAGTCGTACTACCTGGATGAGCCGGCGGCGCTGGATGACCCGTATCGGTACAACCGGTGGTAGGGGCCGCAGGGACGGAGCGGAGCGGCGGGGAAGGCAGGCGCGACGTGAGGCTCGCAGATTAGACGCACGGAGGATGGGGAGCGATGAGTGAGGCGTCACGGACGGATGGAGCGAAGCCGCCGGTGGAGAAGCCGGGGTGGCGGCTGACCTTTGCAGACGACTTCGACCGGCCACAACTGAATGACATGTACTGGTTCCCGGCGTACCGGTCGGGGCGCAAGGAGTACTTCCGGAGGCTGGGCAAGCCGAGTCGGTGGGTGGACCACAACGCCCACACCGTGATCGAGGACAGCGTCCTGAAGCTGCGGATTGATGAGACGCTGCCCTTCCGGCCGGACAAGAGCACCCCGTGCGTCAGTTGTGTGCAGACCTCGGACCACCGCTTCGGGGCGACGCCGGATGAGTTCCAGGTGCTCGACAAGTTCGCCCAGAAGTACGGCTGGTTCGAGGTCCGGTGCAAGTGTCCGCGCGGGGAGGGGCTGCTGAGCGCCTTCTGGCTGCACCAGTGCGACCCGACCAAGCAGGAGTACACGCCGGACGGTCGGCGGCGGGAAGTGGGCGAGGGGGTGGTGGAGATTGACATCATCGAGCAGCAGGGGCGGCTGATCGGCGATGCGAGCAGTGCCGTGGACCTCAACGTCCACTTCACGCCCGACGCCCACTACCGGCCTGAGGTCGGGGTGGACGCCTCCAGCGACTTCCACGTGTGGGCGATGGAATGGCAGGAGGGGCGGATAGACTGGTATCTGGACGGCACGCGCCTGCAGACCTACGAGGGCCCCACACCCCAGGAGCGGATGTTCGTCCTGATGGCGCTGTTCCAGTACTCGGGCTGGATCGGCGAGATTGACCCCCAGATGTCCTATCCCCGCGACCTCGAGGTGGACTACGTGCGGGTGTATGCCCGCGAGACGGGATAGGGCCCGCCGAGGCGCGGGCTTGCGGAGACGGGCCGGCGGTGAGGACCGCCGGTGTGTGCGTCTCACGCACCGTGGGTCACGGCGCCTCACCCACCGACCGGGCCGACACGCACCCCTGCAGGCTGATGCTCGCGTGCTGTCCCGGTGACGGCTAGAGGCTGTGCAGCAGGACAGGCGGCTCGCCTGCCTGCCCGCGCGGGTCAGCCGCGCTACGGGGACACATG
The genomic region above belongs to bacterium and contains:
- a CDS encoding glycoside hydrolase family 16 protein gives rise to the protein MSEASRTDGAKPPVEKPGWRLTFADDFDRPQLNDMYWFPAYRSGRKEYFRRLGKPSRWVDHNAHTVIEDSVLKLRIDETLPFRPDKSTPCVSCVQTSDHRFGATPDEFQVLDKFAQKYGWFEVRCKCPRGEGLLSAFWLHQCDPTKQEYTPDGRRREVGEGVVEIDIIEQQGRLIGDASSAVDLNVHFTPDAHYRPEVGVDASSDFHVWAMEWQEGRIDWYLDGTRLQTYEGPTPQERMFVLMALFQYSGWIGEIDPQMSYPRDLEVDYVRVYARETG
- a CDS encoding beta galactosidase jelly roll domain-containing protein, whose amino-acid sequence is KKLQAAQVAAPDFDASAWRELETPGGWETKAADLKDYDGIAWYRKEFALQEVPAASVALKVGAVDDEDWTYLNGQLVGHIGTDNHPEEYWSADRVYAVPPGLLRVGTNVLVVRVSDLRGGGGIMRGPLGLFEPGRWLESYYLDEPAALDDPYRYNRW